A region of Roseobacter litoralis Och 149 DNA encodes the following proteins:
- a CDS encoding phage portal protein, with amino-acid sequence MGFNFLRRGAQAEVPEQKASATGPVVAYQTTGRVAWSPRDAVSLTRTGFSSNPVGFRSVKLIAEAAAALPLVLQDAEQRFEAHPLVDLVARPNPTQGRAELLEALYAQLLLTGNAYVEAVSDLNGMPEELHVLRSDRMSVVPGQDGWPVAYEYAVGGRKHRFDASGAVVPVCHIKSFHPQDDHYGFSPMQAAAMAVDVHNSASRWSKALLDNAARPSGAIVYRGAEGQGSMNSDQYDRLVSEMESHHQGARNAGRPMLLEGGLDWKPMGFSPSDMEFQKTKESAAREIALAFGVPPMLLGIQGDATYSNYQEAHRAFYRLTVLPLATRVTAALAHWLAQHTGETVEIKPDLDQVPALSAERDAQWSRVAAADFLTQAEKRALLGLPAVSADE; translated from the coding sequence ATGGGTTTTAATTTTCTACGGCGCGGGGCGCAGGCTGAAGTGCCTGAGCAGAAGGCCAGCGCGACCGGCCCTGTTGTGGCCTATCAGACCACGGGCCGGGTTGCGTGGAGCCCGCGTGATGCTGTTTCACTGACGCGCACGGGTTTTTCAAGCAACCCTGTTGGGTTTCGCTCTGTGAAACTCATTGCCGAGGCTGCCGCTGCATTGCCGCTTGTGCTGCAAGACGCAGAACAGCGTTTTGAAGCGCATCCGCTGGTCGATCTGGTGGCGCGCCCGAACCCGACGCAAGGGCGGGCCGAGCTGCTTGAGGCGCTGTATGCGCAGTTGCTGTTGACCGGAAATGCCTATGTGGAAGCGGTGTCGGACCTGAATGGAATGCCGGAAGAGCTGCATGTGCTTCGTTCTGACCGCATGAGCGTTGTGCCCGGTCAGGACGGCTGGCCCGTTGCCTATGAATATGCCGTGGGCGGTCGCAAACACCGGTTTGATGCAAGTGGCGCCGTAGTGCCGGTGTGTCACATCAAGAGTTTTCATCCGCAGGATGATCACTACGGTTTTAGCCCGATGCAGGCGGCGGCAATGGCGGTCGATGTGCATAATTCGGCAAGCCGTTGGTCCAAGGCCCTGCTTGATAATGCGGCGCGCCCGTCCGGTGCGATCGTTTATCGCGGTGCCGAGGGGCAGGGGTCTATGAACAGTGATCAGTATGACCGCCTTGTGAGTGAAATGGAGAGCCACCATCAGGGCGCGCGCAATGCCGGGCGACCTATGTTGCTGGAGGGTGGCTTGGATTGGAAACCTATGGGTTTTTCCCCGTCCGACATGGAATTTCAGAAAACCAAGGAGTCTGCGGCGCGTGAAATTGCGCTCGCCTTCGGAGTGCCGCCCATGTTGCTCGGCATTCAGGGAGACGCCACATATTCGAATTACCAAGAGGCACATCGCGCCTTCTATCGCTTGACGGTCTTGCCTTTGGCGACACGGGTCACGGCTGCACTCGCGCATTGGCTCGCCCAGCACACAGGTGAAACCGTAGAGATCAAACCCGATCTGGACCAAGTGCCGGCCCTTTCCGCGGAGCGGGATGCGCAATGGAGCCGTGTGGCAGCTGCGGATTTTCTGACACAGGCAGAAAAGCGTGCGTTGCTTGGATTGCCTGCGGTCAGTGCCGATGAGTGA
- a CDS encoding GTA head formation protein, RCAP_rcc01685 family: MSDPAFERFECAPGLRLQAHERVAQIQHDNLIRRLDRVEVMMERLEKRLWLTVYGIVAMILSQGLQSILAAVP; encoded by the coding sequence ATGAGTGACCCTGCGTTCGAGCGCTTTGAATGTGCGCCCGGGCTACGGTTGCAAGCACATGAGCGCGTTGCACAGATCCAGCATGATAACCTCATACGGCGTCTGGATCGTGTCGAAGTAATGATGGAGCGGTTGGAAAAACGGCTCTGGCTGACAGTGTACGGCATTGTGGCGATGATTTTAAGTCAGGGGCTGCAGTCGATCCTGGCGGCTGTGCCCTAG
- a CDS encoding HK97 family phage prohead protease, producing MDTETGLERKFARFGEGLEVQDGSVIAGYASLFGAVDQGNDVVEAGAYAASLAALGAKGGRVKMLWQHDPTQPIGTWDEVQEDGKGLWVKGRLLDSVAKGREAMALIEAGAIDGLSIGYRTRKATKNSKGQRLLTELELWEVSLVTFPMLPSARITAKSEETDLDRSLRDMAAAFEGARADLARR from the coding sequence ATGGATACAGAGACCGGGCTTGAACGAAAGTTCGCACGTTTTGGAGAGGGGCTAGAGGTCCAGGACGGCAGTGTCATTGCCGGCTATGCCAGCCTTTTTGGCGCGGTAGATCAGGGTAACGACGTGGTTGAGGCTGGCGCATATGCAGCGTCTCTCGCCGCGCTTGGGGCAAAGGGTGGGCGGGTCAAAATGCTGTGGCAGCACGACCCCACACAACCAATTGGCACATGGGATGAAGTCCAAGAAGATGGAAAAGGCCTTTGGGTAAAGGGTCGTTTGCTGGACAGTGTGGCCAAGGGGCGTGAAGCCATGGCGCTGATTGAAGCTGGCGCGATTGACGGATTGTCGATTGGATACCGCACCCGCAAAGCCACCAAGAATTCCAAGGGCCAGCGGCTCTTGACCGAACTGGAACTTTGGGAGGTCTCGCTTGTGACTTTTCCAATGTTACCCAGCGCGCGAATTACGGCCAAATCAGAAGAGACGGATCTGGATCGTTCTTTGCGTGACATGGCGGCCGCCTTTGAGGGTGCGCGCGCTGATCTGGCGCGCCGCTGA
- a CDS encoding phage major capsid protein, translating to MRKTEAKAAGGIGLSPAEDVKQAVTGFVSDFKEFQTEMKQKLQQTEERLTMLDRKSNTLQRTPLGGAADAGAPHQKAFNAYLRSGDDDGLRGLEIDVKSLSTSVNSDGGYLVDPQTSETVKSVLTSAASVRAIASVVNVEATSYDVLVDHTDLGAGWATETNNVTETDTPQIDRITIPLHELSALPKASQRLLDDSAFDIEGWLATRIADKFARAEAASFISGDGIDKPRGILDHASVDNDIWTWGNIGYVPTGVAGDATPDSIVDVVYALGAQYRANATFVMNSKTAGLIRKLKDADGRFLWSDGLAAAEPARLMGYPVLIAEDMPDPDAGAEAIAFGDFSAGYTIAERPDLRVLRDPFSAKPHVLFYATKRVGGDVSDFAAIKTLKFAVS from the coding sequence ATGCGCAAGACCGAAGCAAAAGCGGCGGGCGGGATAGGTTTGTCCCCCGCTGAGGATGTCAAACAGGCTGTTACAGGCTTTGTGAGTGACTTCAAAGAGTTCCAAACCGAAATGAAACAAAAACTTCAACAAACAGAAGAGCGACTGACCATGCTGGACCGTAAATCAAATACCCTTCAACGTACACCTCTGGGCGGCGCGGCAGATGCCGGTGCGCCTCACCAAAAAGCCTTTAACGCTTATCTTCGCTCTGGCGATGACGATGGGCTGCGAGGGCTCGAAATAGATGTGAAATCCCTTTCCACATCCGTGAATTCCGACGGTGGTTATCTTGTGGACCCGCAAACGTCCGAAACGGTAAAATCGGTTCTGACCTCTGCCGCATCCGTTCGCGCAATCGCATCCGTCGTCAACGTTGAAGCGACATCTTATGATGTCTTGGTTGATCACACTGATCTTGGCGCCGGTTGGGCCACTGAAACCAACAATGTGACTGAGACAGACACGCCGCAGATTGATCGGATCACCATTCCCCTGCATGAGCTGAGCGCCTTGCCGAAAGCGTCCCAACGCCTTTTGGACGACAGTGCCTTTGACATCGAAGGTTGGTTGGCCACGCGCATCGCGGATAAATTTGCACGTGCCGAAGCTGCGTCATTCATCTCCGGCGATGGCATCGACAAACCACGCGGCATTCTCGATCATGCGTCGGTGGATAACGACATCTGGACATGGGGTAATATCGGTTACGTTCCAACCGGTGTTGCGGGGGATGCGACCCCGGATTCGATTGTTGATGTGGTTTATGCGCTGGGTGCTCAATATCGCGCCAACGCGACATTCGTGATGAATTCCAAAACTGCCGGTTTGATCCGCAAGCTCAAAGACGCTGACGGCCGCTTTTTGTGGTCAGATGGACTGGCAGCAGCAGAACCTGCGCGTTTAATGGGATATCCCGTTTTGATTGCAGAAGACATGCCGGATCCTGACGCTGGTGCAGAAGCAATCGCCTTTGGTGATTTCTCTGCGGGGTATACAATTGCCGAGCGTCCCGATCTGCGCGTCTTGCGGGATCCTTTCAGCGCCAAGCCGCATGTTCTGTTCTATGCGACCAAACGTGTTGGCGGTGATGTAAGCGACTTTGCCGCGATCAAAACCCTGAAATTCGCCGTCTCTTAA
- a CDS encoding head-tail connector protein, which produces MMLIEETMVPDTALPVEDFKAHLRLGTGFGLETAQDEVLLGFLRAAVSAIEARTGKVLMTRSFSWTLGFWRDRDSQGLPVAPVIQITRVAVMERSGAQTEVPVTSYWLERDSQRPRLRATGASLPLIPTGGSAVIGFDAGFGAVWADVPADLRQAVFLLAAHYYEYRNETSLSGGCMPFGVTSLIERYKVMRLGGLR; this is translated from the coding sequence ATGATGTTGATCGAAGAGACGATGGTGCCAGACACGGCACTCCCGGTCGAAGACTTCAAAGCACACCTCCGACTGGGCACCGGCTTCGGTCTGGAAACGGCGCAAGATGAAGTCCTTTTGGGTTTTTTGAGAGCGGCAGTTTCAGCAATAGAAGCGCGCACGGGCAAGGTTTTGATGACACGAAGCTTTTCCTGGACGCTCGGTTTTTGGCGTGACCGCGATTCACAGGGCCTGCCAGTTGCGCCGGTGATACAGATCACGCGGGTTGCAGTGATGGAGCGCAGCGGTGCGCAAACCGAAGTGCCGGTTACGAGTTATTGGCTCGAACGCGACAGTCAACGCCCACGACTGCGTGCGACTGGAGCAAGCTTGCCGTTGATCCCGACAGGTGGTTCTGCCGTCATTGGATTTGACGCGGGTTTCGGTGCGGTTTGGGCGGATGTTCCTGCGGATTTACGCCAAGCTGTCTTTTTGCTGGCGGCCCATTATTACGAATACCGCAATGAGACCAGCCTGAGTGGTGGCTGCATGCCATTTGGTGTGACAAGTTTGATTGAGCGTTACAAGGTCATGCGCCTGGGTGGTTTGAGATGA
- a CDS encoding phage head closure protein — translation MSTPRLNRRLLLETPIRQSDNAGGFTTIWQPLGSLWAQVTARTGREAAQMGAPISAVSYRIIVRGAPLNTPQRPKPEQRFRDGDRIFLIQAVAEADDDGRHLTCFATEETAI, via the coding sequence ATGAGCACACCGCGCCTGAACCGACGTTTGCTTTTAGAGACCCCCATTCGCCAAAGCGACAATGCCGGTGGTTTTACAACCATATGGCAGCCATTGGGGTCTCTTTGGGCGCAAGTTACGGCCCGAACGGGACGTGAAGCTGCCCAAATGGGGGCGCCCATATCGGCGGTGAGCTACCGCATCATTGTCCGCGGCGCACCATTAAATACGCCCCAACGGCCAAAGCCGGAACAACGGTTTCGGGATGGGGATCGCATCTTTCTCATTCAGGCGGTGGCAGAGGCTGATGACGATGGCCGCCATCTGACCTGCTTTGCAACAGAGGAAACAGCGATATGA
- a CDS encoding DUF3168 domain-containing protein: MSYAVSGSLQAAIYDALISDTNLNALVGGAVYDALPTGVLPATYVSLGVERVRDASDQTGHGALHTLQIAVVTSQPGFASAKTVAAAISDVLHDADLTLSRGRLIYLRFERADARRIDSRSAREIQLRFRARVEDE; encoded by the coding sequence ATGAGTTACGCAGTGTCCGGTTCTTTGCAAGCGGCGATCTATGATGCCCTGATAAGTGACACCAACCTGAATGCGTTGGTTGGTGGTGCGGTTTACGATGCGCTTCCCACAGGTGTTTTGCCCGCAACCTATGTCAGCCTTGGGGTTGAGCGCGTGCGCGATGCCTCGGATCAGACAGGGCATGGGGCGCTTCACACGCTACAAATTGCGGTGGTGACATCACAACCCGGTTTCGCAAGTGCTAAGACAGTGGCCGCGGCGATTTCTGACGTACTGCATGATGCAGACCTCACGTTGAGCCGTGGGCGATTGATATATCTGCGCTTTGAGCGGGCCGATGCAAGACGGATTGACTCGCGTTCTGCGCGCGAGATCCAGCTGCGCTTCAGAGCGCGCGTCGAAGACGAATAA
- a CDS encoding phage major tail protein, TP901-1 family — MGAQNGKDLLIKVDMAADGQFTTLAGLRATRVSFNAETIDVTSLESQGGWRELLSGAGVKSVSISGSGVFRDAATDERARQLFFDGEAPSFQVVIPDFGIVEGPFQVTAIEYGGSHNGEATYELSLASAGSLTFTAI; from the coding sequence ATGGGTGCTCAGAACGGAAAAGACCTTTTGATCAAGGTCGATATGGCGGCCGACGGCCAGTTCACGACACTTGCAGGTCTGCGAGCCACGCGTGTCAGTTTCAACGCGGAAACCATCGATGTGACCAGCCTTGAAAGTCAGGGCGGATGGCGCGAACTGCTGTCAGGGGCCGGCGTAAAATCAGTATCGATCAGCGGCTCAGGCGTGTTTCGCGATGCAGCAACTGATGAGCGTGCGCGTCAGCTCTTTTTCGATGGTGAGGCGCCAAGCTTTCAGGTTGTGATCCCGGATTTTGGGATTGTTGAAGGTCCGTTTCAAGTGACAGCGATCGAATATGGCGGGAGCCATAATGGTGAAGCGACATATGAGTTGTCGCTGGCCAGTGCGGGCAGCCTCACCTTTACGGCGATTTAA
- a CDS encoding gene transfer agent family protein — MANPWRGEVPLVINGETHVMRLTLGALAELEAGLNEPSIVSLVERFEGQTFSSRDVLALLEAGLKGGGCDLPEGALLHADISGGPMAAAKAAAELLARAFVVPET; from the coding sequence ATGGCTAATCCTTGGAGGGGCGAGGTTCCTTTGGTCATCAACGGGGAGACGCATGTGATGCGGCTTACTTTGGGTGCACTTGCGGAGCTGGAAGCCGGGTTAAACGAACCATCCATTGTTTCCCTTGTCGAACGCTTTGAGGGTCAGACGTTTTCCAGTCGGGACGTTCTGGCATTGCTGGAAGCCGGGCTGAAGGGGGGCGGTTGTGACCTGCCGGAGGGCGCGTTGTTGCATGCTGACATATCGGGTGGCCCGATGGCCGCCGCGAAAGCGGCCGCGGAGTTACTGGCGCGCGCCTTTGTGGTGCCAGAGACGTGA
- a CDS encoding rcc01693 family protein, giving the protein MSQIEWPVLMRAGIQNLGLQPDVFWSLTPAEFRLLLGDAGKSGPLLSEGLEALMDAFPDKT; this is encoded by the coding sequence GTGAGCCAGATCGAATGGCCCGTATTAATGCGTGCGGGCATACAAAATTTGGGGCTTCAACCGGATGTTTTCTGGTCGCTTACGCCAGCAGAGTTTCGATTGCTGTTGGGCGATGCGGGAAAGTCCGGGCCGCTTTTGAGTGAAGGGCTGGAGGCGTTGATGGATGCCTTCCCTGATAAGACATAG
- a CDS encoding phage tail tape measure protein, which produces MTDESSFEDLETGAEGLNDTLGQTSTLVTGFDGELRRMQNSLDATSKGIATVERGISRGLRGAFDGVILDGVKLSDALKSVRDSMVQTAYNAAIKPVTNGLGSALAQGVGGLVQSVLPFANGAPFSQGRVMPFANGGIVSSTTPFGMRGGMGIMGEAGPEAIMPLARGPDGKLGVRGAGGGGGQTIVMNINTPDVQNFQRSQGQIAAQMARALGRGQRNR; this is translated from the coding sequence ATGACAGATGAAAGTAGCTTTGAAGACCTGGAGACAGGCGCAGAGGGCCTCAACGACACATTAGGGCAAACAAGCACCTTGGTCACGGGTTTCGATGGAGAGTTGCGCCGGATGCAAAACTCTCTGGATGCCACGAGCAAAGGTATCGCAACAGTTGAACGCGGTATCAGCCGAGGCCTGCGCGGTGCTTTTGATGGTGTCATTCTTGATGGCGTAAAACTGTCAGACGCTCTCAAGTCCGTTCGCGACAGTATGGTTCAAACGGCTTACAATGCCGCGATTAAACCGGTCACTAACGGGCTGGGCAGTGCTTTGGCGCAAGGCGTTGGCGGTCTGGTTCAAAGCGTTTTGCCCTTTGCCAACGGCGCGCCGTTCAGCCAAGGGCGCGTCATGCCGTTCGCAAATGGCGGAATCGTCAGTAGTACGACTCCTTTTGGAATGCGTGGTGGGATGGGCATCATGGGCGAGGCGGGGCCGGAAGCGATCATGCCTCTTGCGCGAGGTCCTGATGGCAAACTTGGCGTGCGCGGCGCAGGCGGTGGTGGCGGGCAAACAATCGTCATGAACATCAATACGCCAGATGTTCAGAACTTCCAAAGATCTCAGGGTCAAATCGCGGCACAGATGGCGCGCGCCTTGGGGCGCGGTCAACGTAATCGGTAA
- a CDS encoding DUF2460 domain-containing protein: protein MKFHDVRFPAKLSFGSVGGPERRTDVVAISNGFEERNAPWAHSRRRYDAGVGIRSLDDVDVMIAFFEARFGQLYAFRWKDWSDYRSCKPSLDITAFDQNLGEGDGIQVDYQITKTYQSGIHTYVRPISKPVIATLKVAVGSVEMQEAVDYVVDAATGIIRFTVPPQFGASVTAGFEFDVPVRFDTNSIQTSVASFQAGEIPTVPIIEVRLS, encoded by the coding sequence ATGAAATTTCATGATGTCAGATTTCCCGCAAAGCTGAGCTTTGGCTCAGTTGGCGGTCCGGAACGGCGCACGGACGTCGTCGCTATTTCAAATGGCTTTGAGGAGCGCAATGCGCCCTGGGCACATTCTCGACGCCGCTACGATGCCGGGGTCGGCATACGCTCGCTTGACGATGTAGATGTGATGATTGCGTTTTTCGAGGCCCGTTTCGGACAGCTTTACGCCTTCAGGTGGAAAGACTGGTCTGATTATCGGTCGTGTAAGCCGTCTCTGGATATTACGGCGTTTGATCAGAACCTCGGTGAAGGAGACGGTATTCAGGTCGATTATCAGATCACCAAAACCTATCAGTCCGGTATCCATACCTACGTCAGGCCGATCTCAAAGCCGGTCATCGCAACCCTTAAAGTAGCGGTTGGATCGGTCGAGATGCAGGAAGCTGTCGATTATGTCGTAGATGCAGCGACAGGCATTATTCGTTTCACCGTGCCACCGCAGTTTGGCGCATCCGTAACGGCTGGGTTTGAGTTTGACGTACCGGTGCGCTTTGATACCAACAGTATTCAGACGAGTGTCGCGAGTTTTCAAGCCGGCGAAATTCCGACCGTACCGATTATTGAGGTGCGTTTGTCATGA
- a CDS encoding DUF2163 domain-containing protein, producing MTGMNENLKTHLATGLTTLSHAWAIERTDGVILGFTDHGRDLAFEGITFRADTGLSALALSQSTGLSVDNTEAIGALNDLSIREDEIEQGRFDGAEVRAWLVNWTDVDQRWLQFRGSIGELRRTDGGFQAELRGLTEALNRPLGRVFQKPCTSVLGDRDCQFDVSAPGYTIDLAIEAVDRSRIFQWNGFNGFEANWFTRGRFEVLDGPAAGLWGMIKHDRLDGNSRTIELWEPIRAPITPGASVRISAGCDKRSETCRLKFSNLANFRGFPDLPGDDWLMAVPKKTGANRGGSLR from the coding sequence ATGACTGGTATGAATGAAAATTTGAAGACGCATTTGGCAACGGGTCTGACGACCCTGTCTCATGCTTGGGCGATAGAGCGCACCGACGGTGTCATTCTGGGCTTCACAGATCATGGCCGGGATTTGGCTTTCGAGGGTATCACCTTCCGTGCGGATACTGGGTTGAGCGCCTTGGCGCTTTCACAGAGCACAGGTCTTTCCGTTGACAATACAGAAGCCATTGGTGCTTTGAACGATCTGTCTATCCGCGAAGATGAGATAGAACAGGGTCGGTTCGACGGGGCTGAGGTGCGCGCATGGTTGGTAAACTGGACGGATGTTGATCAACGCTGGTTGCAGTTTCGGGGTTCTATTGGGGAGTTGCGTCGGACCGATGGCGGTTTCCAGGCTGAGCTCAGAGGGTTGACTGAAGCCTTGAACAGACCCTTGGGCCGGGTTTTTCAAAAGCCCTGCACATCTGTTTTGGGGGACCGGGACTGCCAATTTGACGTATCCGCGCCCGGTTACACGATTGATCTGGCGATTGAGGCAGTTGATCGTTCTCGTATATTCCAGTGGAACGGATTCAATGGCTTTGAGGCGAACTGGTTTACACGCGGGCGTTTCGAGGTTCTGGACGGCCCTGCCGCTGGTTTGTGGGGTATGATCAAGCATGATCGCCTTGATGGTAACAGCCGCACAATCGAACTGTGGGAACCCATACGCGCACCGATCACACCAGGCGCGAGCGTCAGGATTAGCGCGGGATGCGACAAGCGCAGCGAGACGTGCCGTTTGAAGTTCAGCAATCTTGCGAATTTCCGGGGTTTCCCTGACTTGCCCGGTGATGACTGGCTGATGGCTGTGCCGAAAAAGACCGGCGCTAACCGGGGTGGCAGCTTGAGATGA
- a CDS encoding peptidase → MTLNRKAIVLEARRWIGTPYVHQASAFHAGADCLGLLRGIWRSLYGDEPETAPAYSYDWSEPQGEERLWEAAIRHLVPKAVTQEDVGDVLLFRMRTGAVAKHLGIAATIGDNASFVHAYSKYGVVESPLSAPWQRRIVARFTFPEEFR, encoded by the coding sequence ATGACCTTGAACAGAAAAGCAATTGTGCTTGAAGCGCGTCGATGGATTGGCACGCCCTATGTACACCAGGCGTCGGCATTTCATGCAGGAGCAGATTGCCTGGGATTATTGCGGGGCATTTGGCGAAGTCTTTATGGGGACGAACCAGAGACCGCGCCCGCCTATTCCTATGACTGGTCGGAACCACAGGGCGAAGAGCGTCTATGGGAGGCAGCAATCAGGCACTTGGTGCCGAAAGCTGTCACGCAGGAAGATGTAGGGGATGTTTTACTGTTTCGCATGCGGACAGGTGCGGTGGCCAAGCATTTGGGTATCGCGGCAACCATCGGAGATAACGCCAGTTTTGTGCACGCTTATTCCAAGTATGGCGTTGTTGAAAGCCCGCTGAGCGCGCCATGGCAGCGCCGAATTGTTGCACGATTTACTTTTCCTGAGGAGTTCAGATAA